CATACTCTGATCAACTACTCTGCAGAAGGGATCGTTTTGTTTTGGCATTCAGATTGATTTTTAGACGTTTCTTCAGCATTTTGTGGCAGATGCCTTCAGGGTAGAATGTCATTGACAATCTTTAGAAACTTAACTCATGACATGACTTCAATTTGTGAATGCAGTTTTGCTTCAATTCTATCAAAATTTGGTAGTTCCAGTAGTTCAGCTTGCGAGTTAAACTTTGCCCCGCCAAACATGCATAGGTCAAATAAACAGTATTCCTGGAGTAATGGATTTTCAGTTTATCAGGGGTAGTATGGATCCGTCGAAGTAGGGGAGAAAATTACTGGTTTGAAATATGCTACCAATAAATTTTTCTCTTACTATAGTGTGGAGATTTATCAACATCAAGTTTTTAAAAAGAACcaaattattattgttaattatggatgatacaaaaaaagaaaattatgaaaaacCTTTCCCTCTTTTTGGTTTGTGATTCTCTCTTATCATTGCAATTCATCCCTATATTCCCAACAATGGAGGCATGCTATACCCATGAACACTAACGGTTTAAACCCCAGATTTGAGTGAAGCTTGTGTGTTTTCCCCTGGATGAAATAATTACCTTCTTGGGGAGTGAAAAATAAAAGGTTAACTGATTGCTGGTGTTGATCGAGGTGGAGGATATGAGACAAATTATTGCCAACGTTTACCTGTcaaattatcattatttaataCTATTATAGAGAATTTTTTTGTAAGGAACTTCTATGGGTATGAGATCAACAATGTAAGCAATTTTAATGAGGGGTGAAAGACTTGCACagaaaataggacatttttttTGGGGGTGCTATATGGAATTATAAAATAGAAGTTAATAAAGAAAATCACTCTAAACTTGTCACTTGTCAGCAAGAGAACTCCGGCTGTCAGAGGGATGTGTCATATCCAACATTGAGTAAGTATTTGAGTTGAACTCGATTTGGCTAAATAATCAGTTGTATAATTATTCTCCACCAATTCTATAGATATGATCCATCATCCATCTAGTAACTCAACTTAATGGTATCAAACTAAGATCATGTTAAATAACAAAAGTGCAAAGGTCAAGCCTATTTagtatcattatatatatatattaagaaaatTGATCATATCAATGAAAAGAGTGAGACACATGATGTTTCTAATGTATTACTCAAATGAAGGGTCATATAAGTTCCATCAGTGTCGGAGAACGCATCCTTACTTGCATTTGCATGCATTTTGCTTGGTGTCCAGCATTATACCAAAGAGGAAAATGGGTTTTCTATGAACTATTGGAAATACAACCATGATTGTCGGCGTCTGTATAACGTATCATATAACATTTGAAAAACAGAATCCATCAGTACTATACCATAGTTCCTGCACACAATGAGCATTAAAAGAggagctcagggatataaccttAGCGAGTCCCTCTCCTTCATTCTCTGCTAGGGCCTTTGTATTAGCCTTAAAACTTGTTTTGGCAATACTTACTTCAAATCCCTCCTTTTCCGCTTTCTCCCTTGCTTGAGGCTGCAAATGTTTAATATTCAGTCAGAAGTTCTTAAGACAATCCACTAACAAAAGCTCCCATTCACAACACAAAAAATAATACAAGAATAAAGGAAAAAAAGTGTGCAATATTCATAGGCATCAAACCCTGCGGTACAATTGTacaaaatcaaaacaaacaaacaaacaaacaaaaccaagccttaagtcccactagatggggtcggctacatgaatcctcttCCGCCTTGATGCGATCATGGGCAATTTCTTTCgacaaattcaaggctattaaatccttacaaTTGTCCAAAATCACATTCTTTTAAGTGATTCCTATGCAGCTATCTACAAAAGAGACTAGTGTTTAGGAGCATGCAATTTGGGTCtcggatttggatttgtatggatttgaagaAACTCAATACAACATTACACtacattttgtccaaattcacacaaatccaaattaaagccctgaaatccatgctcccaaacgcagAGTGGGAGTATTAGAGGTTTGTAGAGTAGCAACTTCAAaaaattatcctacgcatgaaTGAGGACTGTCTTCTACAAATTATCCTTGTACTTCATAGGAGATACTGAGCATCCATCTAGTGATGGCATGCCATGATCTGTACATGCAAgaaatgagagggagagagggagaaggGGAAGGACAGAGCTGATAATTCCAAATATACATGCAATTCCCAATACCCATTTGGCGTTAGATATCTTTCTTGCGGCTCTTAGAAGTTATTCTTTCCCAAAACTGCTTTCCACCAGCAAGTGTTTGGGAGTTGGTGTATTCCCTACTGGGAATTGGCTGGGGTTAACTTGAAGTCAGTAAGAGGAATGCATTCTCACCAAGGTTTTTTGCAAGGAAAACAATGGGAAAGCTTGGACTTTCACATGTGTTGTGATTTCTGGCTTCACATGGAAAAAGAAATCAATGATTTTTTAAGGAACTTTCATTCCAGGCCTTAAAAAAAAAGATGGGTCAAAACTCCTCGTTTTTGCAAAAAGAGTAATGTATATCTAGGGTTTTagattttgtaattttattgaTAGTTTACACTGCAATAAGTGGGGGTATTGACGTACACA
This genomic stretch from Malania oleifera isolate guangnan ecotype guangnan chromosome 3, ASM2987363v1, whole genome shotgun sequence harbors:
- the LOC131151363 gene encoding dihydrolipoyl dehydrogenase 2, chloroplastic-like isoform X2, with the translated sequence MRVIDANGKLVPHLYCIGDANGKMMLAHAASAQRISVVEQVSGKDHVLNHLSIPAACFTHPEISMVGLTEPQAREKAEKEGFEVSIAKTSFKANTKALAENEGEGLAKTPTIMVVFPIVHRKPIFLFGIMLDTKQNACKCK